TGTTTCTCGCTTTTGTCTTTCTTAACAAATCTTCTGTAAAAGTCATTAATAAAATATGATGCCCCCCAATTCAAGTGTGTGGCAATTGTTGACATATAAGCAGCAAAAAAAGCAGCCAGCAAAAGTCCCTTCAATCCAACAGGAAGAAAATCATTCATCGCTTTTACATAACCAAGTCCTTTATCATTCATAGATAGATCCGGATATAAGATAATAGCTGAAAGTCCGACGAGTATCCATGGCCATGGACGTATTGTGTAATGAGCGACCTGAAAGAAAAATGTTGCAAGCAAGGAATTCTTTTCATCTTTAGCAGACATCATTCTTTGGGCAACGTAACCTCCTCCTCCAGGTTCCGCACCGGGATACCAGGAAGCCCACCATTGAATTGCAATAAATGCGAGAAATGATGACAACGATATTGCGAGGACTCCCGCAGTAGATGTGGTTTCAGTTTCAGAATTTACAACCGGTGTAAACTTTAATGCCCAATCAGGAAGTTTTGACTGGAGTCCAGCAATGCCTCCAATTTGATCTGAATTAACAACTATTACTGCGAGTACAATACAACCGATCATTGCGAGAATAAACTGAAACGCATCTGTAACAGCAACACCCCACAAACCAGATAGAGCCGAATAAACAGCGGTAACAAGCATACAAAGTCCAACATAAATAAGTACATTGTCCATATTAATATATTCAGGAAACATACCCATAAGAATTTTTATCATGGCAAGATTCACCCATCCCATTATTATTGTGTTCATAAAAACACCAAGATATACGGCTTTGAATCCTCTAAGAAATGCGGCTGACTTACCCGAGTATCTGAGTTCAATAAACTCAACATCAGTCAGAATATTTGCCCGTCTCCATAATCGTGCAAAGAAGAATACCGTCAGCATTCCTCCAATGAGCATGTTCCACCAAATCCAGTTGCCCGCAATTCCGTTTTTACCAACAAGCTCTGTAACCGCAAGCGGAGTATCTGCGGCAAAAGTTGTAGCAACCATAGATAAACCAGCAATCCACCAAGGAAGTTTACGCCCGGACAGGAAAAAATCTTCGGTTGATGCTCCAGCTCTTTTCTTATAAATATATCCTATTAAAAAAGATATAACGAAATATACTGCAATTATTAACCAGTCTGTTATATGCATTAAAGTATTATTTTATCCCAAAATACTTAATTATTTTTTAAAATTGTCGTTAAAAATAATTCACACAGGGTTTATTCTTTCAAAATGCTACTTTAATTTTAATATTATGCCATTATATTGACTACATCTAATGCGTAGTCTGCTTACTCTTTAAAACTTAATTATTAATCGATGCATAAAGTAAGTCAATATATTATGCAATACTATTATTAGTACACTTAAAGAAATCGTAAAACTATTAATAATCTAATATTTTGATAGAATTTTTAATATAAATACGTTAAATTAAGCAATTATTATTATTACATTTATCGAAAATTAATTACAAATTGAAAATGCATTTTCAAAGCATAAGAAGGGTGATTATTGCTGTATTTTTCTTATTTGCAGTATTATCATTTACCTTAGCAAGTCTCAGAACTCTTCATACCAAACCACAGGATGACATTAACAACAAATACACAACAATAGGAAATATTTCACTTACAGTTACAAATTTTGGAACTATAGGTAAAGGATATTGCGGAACACAACCTTCAGGTATGTTTCCTAAGAACTCAGGTATTGAAAATGTATGGTTAGGAGGTTTATGGGTAGGGGGTGTTAAGGGCGGACAAATTCGAGTTTCTACAGGTGCTATTGATGTATCCAATCCTTCAAAGCAAGAAGGATTTGAATTTTTCAATGCCCCGGGATCCATAATAACTGAAAAATCCTCTCTTATAACATCACCATATTATGCACCGGATGCAGTTTCTCATCAAGATTTCATTTGTGAATTTTATGATACAACTACGTCAGGAGTTCAAAATCATAATCCACTCGGCATAAAGGTAATGCTTGAATCATATACTTATGACCTGAATTTTGCAAATTTCTTTGTAATTTTGGATTATAAGATTGTTAACATTGGCTATAACGGTGATAATTCTCAGATAGATTCAATTTATGTAGGAATGTGGAAAGATTTAGTTGTTAGAAATATCAATGTTACTCCAGGATGTAATCC
The window above is part of the Ignavibacteria bacterium genome. Proteins encoded here:
- a CDS encoding sodium:solute symporter family protein — encoded protein: MHITDWLIIAVYFVISFLIGYIYKKRAGASTEDFFLSGRKLPWWIAGLSMVATTFAADTPLAVTELVGKNGIAGNWIWWNMLIGGMLTVFFFARLWRRANILTDVEFIELRYSGKSAAFLRGFKAVYLGVFMNTIIMGWVNLAMIKILMGMFPEYINMDNVLIYVGLCMLVTAVYSALSGLWGVAVTDAFQFILAMIGCIVLAVIVVNSDQIGGIAGLQSKLPDWALKFTPVVNSETETTSTAGVLAISLSSFLAFIAIQWWASWYPGAEPGGGGYVAQRMMSAKDEKNSLLATFFFQVAHYTIRPWPWILVGLSAIILYPDLSMNDKGLGYVKAMNDFLPVGLKGLLLAAFFAAYMSTIATHLNWGASYFINDFYRRFVKKDKSEKHYVLTARVMTMIFMMLSIVITLMMDSISGVWSFVMECGAGLGLVLILRWFWWRVNAISEIVATITPFVVYAVLFFGKINVQFPNSLYIIVPITTAAWLITAFLTKPTEENILANFLKQIRPGGIGWRKYKNKFPDVKTDKGYGYLFLSWFLGVVLVYMFLFGIGKFIFGEYLNAMVLILIGIIAGFLVFKSINKQGSILE